A single Oncorhynchus mykiss isolate Arlee chromosome 22, USDA_OmykA_1.1, whole genome shotgun sequence DNA region contains:
- the rgcc gene encoding regulator of cell cycle RGCC: MKSPKLKSQGKSQFLEEDDLSDVLCEFDAVIEDFTSPMEKRHFQYDEHLKTVKRRSSASVSDSGISDSESAGSLNRNSFSFSDERLNSPNVFSPSPTSPPPLTSPKAKLGDTKELEDFIADLDKTLASM, encoded by the exons ATGAAGTCTCCAAAGTTGAAGTCTCAAGGCAAAT CTCAATTCCTTGAGGAGGATGATCTGTCTGACGTGCTGTGTGAGTTCGACGCGGTGATCGAGGATTTCACTTCCCCGATGGAGAAGAGACACTTCCAGTATGACGAGCACCTGAAGACCGTGAAGAGACGGAGCAGTGCCAGCGTCAGTGACAGTGGCATCAGCGACTCAGAAA gcgCTGGGTCGCTCAACAGGAACAGCTTCAGTTTCAGTGATGAGAGACTGAACTCTCCCAATGTCTTTtccccctctcccacctcccCCCCACCTCTCACATCACCCAAAG CCAAACTGGGGGACACTAAAGAACTGGAGGACTTCATTGCTGACCTTGACAAGACGTTAGCAA GCATGTGA